From the genome of Rhizobium sp. NXC24, one region includes:
- the doeB gene encoding N(2)-acetyl-L-2,4-diaminobutanoate deacetylase DoeB — translation MMTMITRPSPITPTVDFDRDGVQHGHLRLPWSRDDSAWGSIMIPVCVIKNGDGPTALLTGANHGDEYEGPVALFDLARTLKVEEVKGRVIIVPAMNYPAFQAGTRTSPVDKGNLNRSFPGRPDGSVTEKIADYFTRYLLPLADIVLDFHSGGRTLDFLPYAAAHALPDKRQEKACFDAVAAFSAPYSMRMIEIDAVGMYDTTAEEMGKVFVTTELSGGGTISARTASIAKRGVLNVLKQAGIVAGAPETGTTQWLDMPSSDCFVFAEADGLFEPVKDLGDIVAAGEIIARVHPVGRTGSIPFDYRVALDGVLAARHFPGLINTGDCLAVVAALTEAP, via the coding sequence ATGATGACAATGATCACACGCCCATCACCCATAACGCCGACCGTCGATTTCGATCGGGATGGCGTCCAACATGGTCACCTGCGCCTGCCCTGGTCGCGTGACGATTCCGCCTGGGGCTCGATCATGATCCCGGTCTGCGTCATCAAAAACGGCGATGGTCCGACGGCGCTTTTGACTGGTGCCAATCACGGCGATGAATATGAAGGGCCTGTCGCGCTCTTCGATCTCGCCCGGACGCTGAAGGTGGAAGAGGTCAAGGGGAGGGTCATTATCGTCCCGGCGATGAATTATCCGGCGTTTCAGGCCGGTACCCGCACGTCTCCGGTCGACAAGGGCAATCTCAATCGCAGCTTTCCCGGCCGGCCCGACGGTAGCGTGACGGAAAAGATCGCCGATTATTTCACCCGATACCTGCTGCCGCTGGCAGACATCGTGCTCGACTTCCATTCGGGCGGCCGGACGCTCGATTTCCTGCCGTATGCCGCAGCCCATGCGCTGCCGGACAAGCGACAGGAAAAGGCCTGCTTCGATGCGGTCGCCGCGTTTTCCGCGCCCTATTCCATGCGGATGATCGAGATCGATGCAGTCGGCATGTACGACACGACCGCCGAGGAGATGGGCAAGGTCTTTGTGACGACCGAGCTTTCGGGTGGTGGAACCATATCGGCACGCACGGCTTCCATTGCCAAGCGCGGCGTTCTGAACGTCTTGAAGCAAGCCGGTATCGTTGCCGGCGCGCCGGAGACGGGAACAACGCAGTGGCTCGACATGCCGTCCTCCGATTGCTTCGTCTTTGCCGAAGCAGACGGTCTTTTCGAACCCGTGAAGGATCTTGGCGACATAGTTGCGGCCGGAGAGATCATCGCCCGGGTGCATCCGGTCGGCCGCACCGGATCAATACCCTTTGACTATCGGGTGGCGCTGGACGGCGTTCTTGCCGCACGTCATTTCCCCGGCCTCATCAACACTGGGGATTGCCTCGCCGTCGTCGCGGCCTTGACGGAGGCCCCCTGA